The proteins below come from a single Sphingomonas carotinifaciens genomic window:
- a CDS encoding glycoside hydrolase family 108 protein, with translation MTDIDGLIAGVVAREGGYVDHPADRGGPTRFGITEAVARARGYTGAIRQLPRSVAEDIYRTRYWKGPGIDRVARRAPVLAAELFDGGVNMGPRVPIGFLQRALNALNRGAADYPEVARDGRIGDATLTALDAYLVRRGRDGEAVLVKAIEALRGERYITLAERRPANEAFLYGWLAHRVGVRA, from the coding sequence ATGACGGATATCGATGGGCTGATTGCAGGCGTGGTCGCGCGCGAAGGGGGCTATGTCGACCATCCCGCCGACCGGGGCGGGCCAACGCGCTTCGGGATTACCGAGGCGGTGGCGCGGGCCAGGGGCTATACCGGGGCGATCCGGCAACTGCCGCGCAGCGTGGCGGAGGACATCTACCGGACCCGCTACTGGAAGGGGCCGGGGATCGACCGGGTCGCGCGGCGCGCGCCGGTGCTGGCGGCCGAACTGTTCGACGGGGGCGTGAACATGGGACCGCGCGTTCCGATCGGCTTTCTTCAGCGCGCGCTGAACGCGCTGAACCGGGGCGCGGCGGATTATCCGGAGGTGGCGCGCGACGGGCGGATCGGCGATGCCACGCTGACCGCGCTGGATGCGTATCTGGTGCGGCGGGGGCGTGACGGCGAGGCGGTGCTGGTCAAAGCAATCGAGGCGCTGCGCGGCGAACGCTATATCACCTTGGCCGAGCGGCGGCCGGCGAACGAGGCGTTCCTGTATGGCTGGCTGGCGCACCGGGTGGGGGTGCGGGCATGA
- a CDS encoding 3TM-type holin: MTAGDEPAEPVDRWTAQARPAFLYVMYVFLLWSLPMSIVAGLRPAMAQAMIRGMAAYLAAIPEPLYALFGTGYLGYTVAREWGKRR; this comes from the coding sequence ATGACGGCGGGCGACGAACCCGCCGAGCCGGTCGACCGCTGGACGGCGCAGGCGCGGCCGGCATTCCTGTACGTGATGTACGTGTTCCTGTTGTGGAGCCTGCCGATGAGCATCGTCGCGGGGCTGCGCCCGGCGATGGCGCAGGCGATGATCCGCGGCATGGCGGCGTATCTGGCGGCGATCCCGGAGCCGCTCTACGCGCTCTTCGGCACCGGATATCTGGGCTATACGGTGGCGCGGGAGTGGGGGAAGCGGCGCTAG
- a CDS encoding ArnT family glycosyltransferase — MKRARDLLLLLLAAVALRGWDIGNPVIHVDEQYYLLVGTRLLNGAVPYLDIWDRKPIGLFLLYALFAAALGKGIVAYQLAALVAAWGTAALVYLAAGRIGVRRRGALAAGAVYLIALMLLGGRGGQSPVFYNLPMAAAGWLTLGLPALAAQGQRTRILWNGAIACLLAGIAIQMKYTPAIEGALFGIAHLWFLRRAQARWPAIAAAALFWALIGLLPSLAALGWYWAHGWLQPFWFANITSIALRAPYPPDQLAMRLLGIAAQLAPVIVSAAIAWRRRPREGVRASANLLAWGWLAAATAGFFAIGTFFDHYALPLLAPLTLVAGRCWGRSTRALVATLGLGLTILSVEALTAHDDAPGAYRTARIVAANSGTGCPYVFIGDTITYQLADTCLPTPYAFPNLLAYTTEQGATGIDEAAEVRRILASRPPVIVTSDRRMRIWNPGSLAALKATLTRDYRAVFRTRRASWHTIVFLRRDLPYRDPR; from the coding sequence GTGAAGCGCGCCCGCGACCTCCTGTTGTTGTTGCTCGCCGCCGTCGCGCTGCGCGGCTGGGACATCGGCAACCCGGTAATCCATGTCGACGAGCAATATTATCTGCTGGTCGGGACTCGGCTGCTGAACGGTGCGGTGCCCTATCTCGACATCTGGGATCGCAAGCCGATCGGGCTGTTCCTGCTCTATGCGCTGTTCGCCGCCGCCCTCGGCAAGGGGATCGTCGCCTATCAACTGGCCGCACTCGTCGCCGCCTGGGGAACCGCGGCGCTGGTGTATCTGGCGGCGGGCCGGATCGGGGTGCGGCGGCGCGGTGCGCTGGCGGCGGGCGCAGTCTATCTGATCGCGCTGATGCTGCTCGGCGGGCGCGGTGGCCAGTCGCCCGTCTTCTACAACCTGCCCATGGCCGCCGCCGGCTGGCTGACGCTGGGCCTGCCCGCGCTCGCCGCGCAAGGGCAACGCACCCGCATCCTGTGGAACGGCGCCATCGCCTGCCTGCTGGCGGGCATCGCGATCCAGATGAAATACACCCCCGCGATCGAAGGTGCGTTGTTCGGCATCGCGCATCTCTGGTTCCTCCGCCGCGCACAGGCCCGCTGGCCCGCTATCGCCGCCGCCGCGCTGTTCTGGGCGCTGATTGGTCTTCTCCCCAGCCTCGCCGCGCTCGGCTGGTATTGGGCGCATGGCTGGCTTCAGCCTTTCTGGTTCGCCAACATCACCTCGATTGCGCTCCGCGCGCCCTATCCACCCGACCAGCTGGCGATGCGGCTGCTCGGCATCGCCGCGCAGCTCGCCCCGGTCATCGTCTCCGCCGCGATCGCCTGGCGCCGCCGCCCGCGGGAGGGCGTCCGGGCGAGCGCGAACCTGCTCGCCTGGGGCTGGCTCGCCGCCGCCACCGCCGGCTTTTTCGCGATCGGCACGTTTTTCGACCATTATGCGCTGCCGCTGCTCGCCCCCCTGACGCTCGTCGCCGGCCGCTGCTGGGGCCGCTCGACCCGCGCGCTCGTCGCCACGCTCGGCCTCGGCCTGACGATCCTGTCGGTGGAGGCGCTGACCGCGCATGACGATGCACCCGGTGCCTACCGCACCGCACGGATCGTCGCGGCGAACAGCGGCACCGGCTGCCCCTATGTGTTCATCGGCGACACCATCACCTATCAACTGGCCGACACCTGCCTGCCGACGCCCTATGCCTTTCCCAACCTGCTCGCCTACACCACCGAGCAGGGGGCGACCGGCATCGACGAAGCCGCCGAAGTCCGCCGCATTCTGGCAAGCCGCCCGCCGGTCATCGTCACCTCCGACCGGCGGATGCGGATCTGGAACCCCGGCAGCCTCGCCGCGCTGAAGGCGACGCTGACCCGCGATTACCGCGCGGTGTTCCGCACCCGCCGGGCAAGCTGGCACACCATCGTCTTCCTGCGCCGCGACCTGCCCTACCGCGATCCGCGCTGA
- a CDS encoding aspartyl protease family protein: MRRLLVLAPLLIAPLVVATTHAGQQASPPSVVAEATRDPGTGRLADDTENRWVPFTLTPGNQIHFTMTLDGRPVSAILDTGVSFTVLARTSKAVVQKRLRSGGSATAIGGAVAVGWMPTRRVELGGLTRTGGGVTVADLPAIATGDAEPVDLLVGRDLTALYALDIDYAGKRFRLLPSGRMPFAGAVAPLTISAQRRVYESAIRLGAGRLAPVIVDTGDGSSVTVTRAGWTAARLDRLPATSTIGFGLGGASVNDLAIVPHLTLGTLDAQNVEVRIEPPGGFSQSIGVAGRIGSGFLGRYRVLLDPYAGRMVLKGDGTQTTPLRSTSGLLVGVAPDRLRVLHVMRGSPAEAAGWRTDDLICAIDGQPVTRDYATSPLARWSVAAPGTVVRLSDCEGRTRALTLRRFY, from the coding sequence ATGCGCCGCCTGCTGGTCCTGGCTCCCCTGTTGATCGCCCCGTTGGTGGTGGCGACGACCCATGCCGGGCAACAGGCGTCCCCGCCCAGCGTCGTGGCCGAGGCCACGCGCGATCCCGGCACGGGCCGGCTGGCGGACGACACCGAAAATCGCTGGGTGCCCTTCACCCTGACGCCGGGCAACCAGATCCACTTCACAATGACCCTGGACGGGCGACCGGTGTCGGCGATCCTCGACACCGGGGTCAGCTTCACCGTGCTGGCGCGCACCTCCAAGGCGGTGGTGCAGAAACGCCTGCGCAGCGGTGGCAGCGCGACCGCGATCGGCGGCGCGGTGGCGGTCGGCTGGATGCCGACGCGTCGCGTCGAACTGGGCGGCCTGACCCGCACCGGCGGCGGCGTCACCGTGGCGGACCTGCCCGCTATCGCGACGGGCGATGCCGAACCCGTCGACCTGCTGGTCGGGCGCGACCTGACCGCGCTTTACGCGCTCGACATCGATTATGCGGGCAAGCGCTTCCGCCTCCTCCCTTCCGGACGAATGCCTTTCGCCGGCGCGGTCGCCCCACTCACCATCTCGGCGCAGCGGCGCGTGTATGAAAGCGCGATCCGGCTGGGTGCTGGCCGGCTGGCGCCGGTCATCGTCGACACCGGCGACGGATCGTCGGTCACCGTCACCCGCGCCGGCTGGACCGCGGCCAGGCTCGATCGCCTGCCCGCCACCAGCACGATCGGTTTCGGGCTGGGCGGCGCCAGCGTCAACGATCTGGCGATCGTCCCGCACCTGACGCTGGGCACGCTCGACGCGCAGAATGTGGAGGTGCGGATCGAGCCGCCGGGCGGCTTCAGCCAGTCGATCGGCGTCGCCGGGCGCATCGGCTCGGGCTTTCTCGGGCGGTACCGCGTGCTGCTCGATCCCTATGCCGGGCGCATGGTGCTGAAGGGTGACGGCACGCAGACCACCCCGCTGCGCTCGACCAGTGGCCTGCTCGTCGGCGTCGCGCCGGATCGCCTGCGTGTGCTGCACGTCATGCGCGGCAGCCCGGCCGAGGCCGCCGGCTGGCGCACCGACGACCTGATCTGCGCGATCGACGGCCAGCCGGTGACGCGGGATTATGCGACCAGCCCGCTTGCCCGATGGTCGGTGGCGGCGCCCGGCACGGTGGTGCGCCTGTCCGACTGCGAGGGGCGCACCCGCGCCCTCACCCTGCGCCGCTTCTACTGA
- a CDS encoding CpaF family protein, protein MSAFGRRSGMGSGQPARPAFGVARPMHTGQAGARVVPAAEQDLPPSAFAAPEPAPLPGGDLDAIGPGTMPGMQMDAMQRLADRQASSGDAGSSRAEGFEASVHKIKEQVLPRLLERVDPEAAATLGKDELAEEFRPIIGEVLAELKLTLNRREQFALEKVLVDELLGLGPLEELLADPNVSDIMVNGPEQTYVERKGKLEIANIQFRDEEHLFQIAQRICNSVGRRVDQTTPLADARLKDGSRVNVIVPPLSLRGTAISIRKFSAKPITLDMMAGFGSMSPKMATALKIAGASRFNVVISGGTGSGKTTMLNALSKMIDPGERVLTIEDAAELRLQQPHWLPLETRPANLEGQGEISIRDLVKNALRMRPDRIILGEIRGAECFDMLAAMNTGHDGSMCTLHSNSPREALARMENMVMMSDIKVPKEAISRQIADSVDLIIQVKRLRDGSRRVTNITEVIGMEGPVIVTQELFKFEYLDESAEGKIIGEYRSMGLRPYTLDKAKQFGFDQAFLEACL, encoded by the coding sequence ATGAGCGCGTTCGGGCGTCGCAGTGGAATGGGATCGGGTCAGCCCGCACGGCCGGCCTTTGGCGTCGCACGGCCGATGCACACCGGGCAGGCAGGGGCGCGCGTGGTGCCGGCCGCCGAACAGGATCTGCCCCCTTCCGCCTTTGCCGCCCCCGAACCCGCCCCGCTGCCCGGCGGCGACCTCGACGCCATCGGCCCCGGCACCATGCCCGGGATGCAGATGGACGCGATGCAGCGCCTGGCCGATCGCCAGGCCTCCAGCGGCGACGCCGGCAGCAGCCGGGCCGAGGGGTTCGAGGCGTCGGTCCACAAGATCAAGGAACAGGTGCTGCCGCGCCTGCTGGAACGCGTCGATCCGGAGGCCGCGGCGACGCTCGGCAAGGACGAGCTGGCCGAGGAATTCCGCCCGATCATCGGCGAGGTGCTTGCCGAGCTGAAGCTGACGCTCAACCGGCGCGAGCAGTTCGCGCTGGAAAAGGTGCTGGTCGACGAGCTGCTCGGCCTCGGCCCGCTCGAGGAACTGCTCGCCGATCCCAACGTGTCCGACATCATGGTCAACGGACCCGAGCAGACCTATGTCGAGCGGAAGGGCAAGCTGGAGATTGCCAACATCCAGTTCCGCGACGAGGAACATCTGTTCCAGATCGCGCAGCGCATCTGCAACTCGGTCGGCCGCCGCGTCGACCAGACCACGCCGCTTGCCGACGCCCGCCTGAAGGACGGCAGCCGCGTCAACGTCATCGTGCCGCCGCTCAGCCTGCGCGGCACCGCGATCTCGATCCGCAAATTCTCCGCCAAGCCGATCACGCTCGACATGATGGCGGGCTTCGGCAGCATGTCGCCGAAGATGGCGACCGCGCTGAAGATCGCGGGCGCCAGCCGGTTCAACGTCGTCATCTCGGGCGGCACCGGCTCGGGCAAGACGACGATGCTCAACGCCCTGTCCAAGATGATCGACCCGGGCGAGCGCGTGCTGACCATCGAGGACGCGGCCGAGCTTCGCCTGCAACAGCCGCATTGGCTGCCGCTCGAAACCCGCCCCGCAAACCTTGAAGGTCAGGGCGAAATCTCGATCCGCGACCTCGTCAAGAACGCGCTGCGCATGCGTCCCGACCGCATCATCCTGGGCGAAATTCGCGGCGCGGAATGTTTCGACATGCTCGCCGCGATGAACACCGGTCACGACGGGTCGATGTGCACGCTCCACTCCAACTCCCCGCGCGAGGCGCTGGCGCGTATGGAGAACATGGTGATGATGTCCGACATCAAGGTGCCCAAGGAGGCGATCAGCCGCCAGATCGCCGATTCGGTCGACCTCATCATCCAGGTGAAGCGCCTTCGCGACGGCAGCCGCCGCGTCACCAACATCACCGAGGTGATCGGCATGGAAGGCCCGGTGATCGTCACGCAGGAGCTGTTCAAGTTCGAATATCTGGACGAGTCGGCCGAAGGAAAGATCATCGGCGAATATCGCTCCATGGGCCTGCGCCCCTATACGCTCGACAAGGCCAAGCAGTTCGGCTTCGACCAGGCGTTCCTAGAGGCGTGTCTCTAA
- a CDS encoding S1C family serine protease: MIVRLALAFVFLVGLAVPARADDIAAAARGVVRVVTIAVVDDQVAGFGHGSGFAVAPNRIVTNAHVVELAERYPDNVVVGIVPSEGSKSYQGRVVAYDARRDLALIEITEARLPPVALYTGPVAEGNAVIALGYPGNVDLATAQSAADYIRPLSPVRSQGVASGRRSLTGIEVLLHTASIARGNSGGPLLDPCGRVIGVNSALTRADEGDSTFGFAIADTELMGFLRDAQQPYVSAGGPCTSIEERLREDSAADARATEDAAAARREAAGAAALKRQAALDHARDEAERTRENVMALAGLLLVAGALGIGAAGLFESRGQRRAAIWAVSGGGLGVLAAVVVFVARPSGEPELPADTVAPTTMPIRDAAIGRLVCTLQPERSRVTMSSTAEVTLEWGRAGCMNGTQQFAEGDARWERIAVPDEEQTVSVQRFDPLTRTYADTRYFLSAAGMAAARAARGDKPVSGCSAADAVQDALARQQAAIRATLPPLPNEKLVYSCRKAG, encoded by the coding sequence ATGATCGTCCGGCTGGCCCTCGCATTCGTTTTCCTTGTCGGCCTGGCCGTACCCGCGCGGGCCGACGACATCGCGGCGGCGGCCCGCGGGGTGGTGCGGGTGGTGACCATCGCGGTGGTCGACGACCAGGTCGCGGGCTTCGGCCATGGATCGGGCTTCGCGGTCGCGCCGAACCGCATCGTCACCAACGCGCATGTCGTGGAGCTGGCCGAGCGGTACCCGGACAATGTCGTGGTCGGCATCGTGCCGTCGGAGGGCAGCAAATCCTACCAGGGCCGGGTCGTCGCCTATGACGCGCGGCGCGACCTGGCGCTGATCGAGATCACCGAGGCGCGGCTGCCGCCGGTTGCGCTCTATACGGGGCCGGTGGCGGAGGGGAATGCGGTGATCGCGCTGGGCTATCCCGGCAATGTCGATCTGGCGACCGCGCAGTCGGCGGCGGATTATATCCGGCCGCTGTCGCCGGTCCGCTCGCAGGGCGTGGCGTCCGGGCGGCGCAGCCTGACGGGGATCGAGGTGCTGCTCCACACCGCCAGCATCGCGCGCGGCAATTCCGGCGGACCGCTGCTCGATCCGTGCGGGCGGGTGATCGGCGTCAACTCCGCGCTGACCCGCGCCGACGAGGGTGATTCGACCTTTGGCTTCGCGATCGCGGATACCGAGTTGATGGGGTTCCTGCGCGACGCGCAGCAGCCTTATGTCTCGGCCGGCGGACCCTGCACCTCGATCGAGGAACGGCTGCGCGAGGACAGCGCCGCCGATGCCCGCGCCACCGAGGATGCCGCCGCCGCCCGCCGCGAGGCGGCAGGGGCCGCCGCGCTGAAGCGGCAGGCGGCGCTTGACCACGCCCGTGACGAGGCGGAGCGGACGCGCGAGAATGTGATGGCGCTGGCCGGGCTGCTGCTGGTCGCAGGGGCGCTCGGCATCGGCGCGGCGGGGCTGTTCGAATCGCGCGGGCAGCGGCGCGCGGCGATCTGGGCGGTGTCCGGTGGCGGGCTGGGCGTGCTGGCGGCGGTGGTGGTGTTCGTCGCGCGGCCATCGGGGGAGCCCGAACTGCCCGCCGACACGGTCGCGCCGACGACCATGCCGATCCGCGACGCGGCGATCGGCCGGCTGGTCTGCACGCTGCAGCCCGAACGCAGCCGGGTGACGATGTCGTCCACGGCGGAGGTGACGCTGGAATGGGGCCGGGCGGGGTGCATGAACGGCACGCAGCAATTTGCCGAGGGCGATGCGCGTTGGGAACGGATCGCGGTGCCCGACGAGGAGCAGACGGTGTCCGTGCAGCGCTTCGACCCGCTGACCCGCACCTATGCCGATACACGCTATTTCCTGTCGGCAGCCGGCATGGCGGCGGCGCGCGCGGCGCGGGGCGACAAGCCGGTCAGTGGCTGTTCGGCGGCGGACGCGGTGCAGGACGCGCTGGCCCGCCAGCAGGCGGCAATCCGGGCGACGCTGCCGCCGCTACCCAACGAAAAGCTGGTCTATTCCTGTCGCAAGGCGGGGTGA